The Macaca mulatta isolate MMU2019108-1 chromosome 19, T2T-MMU8v2.0, whole genome shotgun sequence sequence tattcattagGAAACTATAGGGAAGTGGAACATTATTTAGTATTCATAGAAAGttttcattctgatttttttttttttttttgagacagagtcttactcttggcaggctggagtgcagtggcacgatcttggctcactgcaacctctgcctcctggattcaagcaattcttctgcctcaggctcccgagtatctgggactactggtgcatgccaccatgcccagctaattcttgcatttttagtagagatggggtttcaccatgttggccaggatggtctcgatctcttgacctcatgatccacccgcctcggcctcccaaagggctgggattacaggtgtgagccaccgtgcctggcccattctaACTGTCTTTACATTGAGTGGACTGAataagaggaggggttggtcttgctgtctcaagaGTAGCAGAGACTGAAGAAATTCATCTGTAAAtggacctgtgcagttcaaacctgtgttgttaaGAGTCAACTGTAGTTTGGTGTGTGAATAATGCATGATTGCAGTGTACATAAAATCTTACAGTCTTTCtataattttgtaataatttataGTCATTTTTCTGGTTCTAACTTTCAGGAATGATATGGCAAAATCACGATATAGAAGAAGATCAGTACAAAGATCTCAGGAGAAATCTAAGGTAATTTgcacccacaagagaaagctgtgTCCTTGGAGTGATTCATAGTATgccagaaattttattttattttgtttgttttagagacagtgtctcactttgttgctcaggctggagtacagtggtatgatcatagcttgCTGTATAGCCTCAGACTCCTGTGCTCAATggtcctcccatttcagccttccgagtagctagggttacaggcatgtaccaccacatgtggctacgtattttgtttttgtagaactagggtcttgctatgtttgaCCAGGCTCATCTCAAGCTCCTGTCCttaagcattcctcctgccttggcctctcaaaaggcaggtattacaggcatgacatGGAAAATTAACAAGCCcaccttaaatttatttattcttagaaaATTTTCTTCAGAAACGTATACTTAAATGTGACATAGCTATTCAGTGCTTGCAAAATAATTATCTTGGAAACAGTATTAAGAATTCCCATAGGAATGTCACTATCTTCAAAACAGCTGGGGTTGAGTTATCTTCCACATCGTTCTGTCCATTCATGTTCAAAGAGGGCATGAAACCTACACTTTGCATGATAATGTTAGAAATGTAAATCCAGGCCAGGtgggatggctcacacctgtaatcccaactatttgggaagctgaggcaggaagactgcttgagcccaggtgttcaagcagtctgggcaacatggcaagaccccctttctacaaaaaatacaaaaattagctaggcatggtggcctgtgcttgTGGTttcagtcacttgggaggctgagacaggaaggttgcttgagcccggtaggtcaagactgcagtaagccctgttcacatcactatactccagcctgggcaacagagcaaaacccagtttcaaaaagagaaagaaagaaaaagaaaggctgggtatggtggctcacccttgtaatcccagcactatagaaggtcaaggtgggcagattgcttgagctcaggagttcaagactagcctgggcaacatggtgaaacctcatctctacaaaaaatacaaaaatctaatcccagcactttgggaggcggaagtgggtagatcacgaggtcaggagattgaaaccatcctggctaacacggtgaaaccccgtctctactgaaaatacaaaaaattagatgggcatggtggcaggcgcgcctgtagtcccagctacttggaaggctgaggcaggagaatggcgtgaacctgggaggcggagcttgcagtgagccaagattgtgccactgcattccagcctgggcaacagagtgagactctgtctcaaaaaaaaaaaaaaaaatcagccaggcgtggtggcatttgcctgtagtcccagctatttgagaggctgaggtgggaggatggtttgagtccgggaggtggaggttgcagtgagctgagatcacaccactgcactccagcctgggcaacagaacgagatcctgtctaaaaacaaaaaaaaagaaaagaaatgtaaatccaATACTTATTAATACAAAATCATTTATAAACAAACCTTTACTAATATCTTCTTATTTTTTACAGATGTCATATGGTAGAGAGATCCTGTGAAATTAAAGATAATAGTCAATGTGGAGGACCCTTTACCCAGATTCAAGACAGTATTGTGAACGAGAAAATACCTGGAGTAGATCCATGGGAAAGCAGTGCGTGTGCAGAAGTCCTCATGGGTCGTTCATCTCTTAATTGCTACATTAGAGTTGACAGTGAACACAAACCATGTGAGTATCAAGAATATGGAGAGAAgccatatacacatacacaatgtgGGACAACTTTCAGTTATCAGCCCTCCTTTCAAATACGTGAAAGGCCTCAGCATGGAAAGAAACTCTATGATTGTAAGGAATGTGCAACCTTCAGTTCTCTTGAAAACCTCCAAAGACACATGGCAGTACACCATGGAGATGGACGTTGTATGTGTAAGTTGTGTGGAAATGCCTTTATTTGGCCTAGTTTATTTCATATGCTTGGAAGAACTCACACTGAAGAGAAACCATATGAATATGAGCAGTGTTCTACAGCGTTTCCTGCTTATAGTTCCTCTCTAAGACATGAAAGAACACACAGTGGAGAGAAACCCTATCAATGTAATCTATGTGGGAACGCCTTCAGTTGTTCCTGTTACACTCAACTATATGAAATGAGTCACACTGGAGAACAATCCTATGAATGTCAGCAATGTGGGAAAACATTTTATCATCTTGGAAGCTTTCAAAGACACATGATAATGCACACTGGAGATGGACCTCATAAATGTAAGATATGTGGAAAAGGCTTTCTTTCTCCCAGTTCAGTTCGAAGACATAaaagaactcacactggagagaaaccctatgaatgtaagtaTTGTGGGAAAGCATTCTCTGATTGCACAGGTTTTCGAAGACACATGATAACGCACACTGGAGATGGACCTCATAAATGCAAGgtatgtgggaaagcctttgaTTCTCCCAGTTTATGTCGAAGGCATGAAAAAACTCATACTGGggagaaaccctataaatgtgaatgtgggaaagcctttagtGATTTCTATTACTTTCGAAATCATGAAActactcacactggagagaagccatataaatgtaaacaatgtggaaaagccttcattTGTTGCACTTACCTTCAAATACATGAAAGAATTCACACTGGGGAGAgaccctataaatgtaaacaatgtggaaaagccttcaggTCTTCCAATTACATTCGAGTACATGAAAagactcacactggagaaaagccCTATGAATGTAAGCAGTGTGGAAAAGCACTTTCTCATCTGAAAAGCTTTCAGAGACACATGATAATGCACACTGGAGACGGACCTCATAAATGTAAGGTATGTGGGAAAAGCTTTGATTCTCCCAGTTCATTTCGAAGACATGAAAGAATTCACACTGGGGAGAGACCCTATAAGTGTAAACTATGTGGGAAAGGCTTCAGGTCTTCCAGTTACATTCAACTACATGAAAGGacccacactggagagaaaccctatggtTGTCAGCAATGTGGGAAAGCATTATCTGATCTCTCAAGCTTTCGAAGACACATGATAACGCATACTGGAAATGGACCTCATAAATGTAAGATATGTGGGAAAGGCTTTGATTATCCTAGTTCAGTGCAAAGAC is a genomic window containing:
- the ZNF441 gene encoding zinc finger protein 441 isoform X2; its protein translation is MQETIRNLDCIGMIWQNHDIEEDQYKDLRRNLRCHMVERSCEIKDNSQCGGPFTQIQDSIVNEKIPGVDPWESSACAEVLMGRSSLNCYIRVDSEHKPCEYQEYGEKPYTHTQCGTTFSYQPSFQIRERPQHGKKLYDCKECATFSSLENLQRHMAVHHGDGRCMCKLCGNAFIWPSLFHMLGRTHTEEKPYEYEQCSTAFPAYSSSLRHERTHSGEKPYQCNLCGNAFSCSCYTQLYEMSHTGEQSYECQQCGKTFYHLGSFQRHMIMHTGDGPHKCKICGKGFLSPSSVRRHKRTHTGEKPYECKYCGKAFSDCTGFRRHMITHTGDGPHKCKVCGKAFDSPSLCRRHEKTHTGEKPYKCECGKAFSDFYYFRNHETTHTGEKPYKCKQCGKAFICCTYLQIHERIHTGERPYKCKQCGKAFRSSNYIRVHEKTHTGEKPYECKQCGKALSHLKSFQRHMIMHTGDGPHKCKVCGKSFDSPSSFRRHERIHTGERPYKCKLCGKGFRSSSYIQLHERTHTGEKPYGCQQCGKALSDLSSFRRHMITHTGNGPHKCKICGKGFDYPSSVQRHERTHTGEKPYECKECGKAFSHSSYLRIHVRVHTGEKPYKCKECGKPFHCPSAFHKHERTHSVEKPYKCKEGGETFHCISSFHKHEGTH
- the ZNF441 gene encoding zinc finger protein 441 isoform X4, with the protein product MDSVAFEDVAINFTCEEWALLGPSQKSLYRDVMQETIRNLDCIGMIWQNHDIEEDQYKDLRRNLRCHMVERSCEIKDNSQCGGPFTQIQDSIVNEKIPGVDPWESSACAEVLMGRSSLNCYIRVDSEHKPCEYQEYGEKPYTHTQCGTTFSYQPSFQIRERPQHGKKLYDCKECATFSSLENLQRHMAVHHGDGRCMCKLCGNAFIWPSLFHMLGRTHTEEKPYEYEQCSTAFPAYSSSLRHERTHSGEKPYQCNLCGNAFSCSCYTQLYEMSHTGEQSYECQQCGKTFYHLGSFQRHMIMHTGDGPHKCKICGKGFLSPSSVRRHKRTHTGEKPYECKYCGKAFSDCTGFRRHMITHTGDGPHKCKVCGKAFDSPSLCRRHEKTHTGEKPYKCECGKAFSDFYYFRNHETTHTGEKPYKCKQCGKAFICCTYLQIHERIHTGERPYKCKQCGKAFRSSNYIRVHEKTHTGEKPYECKQCGKALSHLKSFQRHMIMHTGDGPHKCKVCGKSFDSPSSFRRHERIHTGERPYKCKLCGKGFRSSSYIQLHERTHTGEKPYGCQQCGKALSDLSSFRRHMITHTGNGPHK
- the ZNF441 gene encoding zinc finger protein 441 isoform X1, producing the protein MDSVAFEDVAINFTCEEWALLGPSQKSLYRDVMQETIRNLDCIGMIWQNHDIEEDQYKDLRRNLRCHMVERSCEIKDNSQCGGPFTQIQDSIVNEKIPGVDPWESSACAEVLMGRSSLNCYIRVDSEHKPCEYQEYGEKPYTHTQCGTTFSYQPSFQIRERPQHGKKLYDCKECATFSSLENLQRHMAVHHGDGRCMCKLCGNAFIWPSLFHMLGRTHTEEKPYEYEQCSTAFPAYSSSLRHERTHSGEKPYQCNLCGNAFSCSCYTQLYEMSHTGEQSYECQQCGKTFYHLGSFQRHMIMHTGDGPHKCKICGKGFLSPSSVRRHKRTHTGEKPYECKYCGKAFSDCTGFRRHMITHTGDGPHKCKVCGKAFDSPSLCRRHEKTHTGEKPYKCECGKAFSDFYYFRNHETTHTGEKPYKCKQCGKAFICCTYLQIHERIHTGERPYKCKQCGKAFRSSNYIRVHEKTHTGEKPYECKQCGKALSHLKSFQRHMIMHTGDGPHKCKVCGKSFDSPSSFRRHERIHTGERPYKCKLCGKGFRSSSYIQLHERTHTGEKPYGCQQCGKALSDLSSFRRHMITHTGNGPHKCKICGKGFDYPSSVQRHERTHTGEKPYECKECGKAFSHSSYLRIHVRVHTGEKPYKCKECGKPFHCPSAFHKHERTHSVEKPYKCKEGGETFHCISSFHKHEGTH
- the ZNF441 gene encoding zinc finger protein 441 isoform X3, with protein sequence MDSVAFEDVAINFTCEEWALLGPSQKSLYRDVMQETIRNLDCIGMIWQNHDIEEDQYKDLRRNLRCHMVERSCEIKDNSQCGGPFTQIQDSIVNEKIPGVDPWESSACAEVLMGRSSLNCYIRVDSEHKPCEYQEYGEKPYTHTQCGTTFSYQPSFQIRERPQHGKKLYDCKECATFSSLENLQRHMAVHHGDGRCMCKLCGNAFIWPSLFHMLGRTHTEEKPYEYEQCSTAFPAYSSSLRHERTHSGEKPYQCNLCGNAFSCSCYTQLYEMSHTGEQSYECQQCGKTFYHLGSFQRHMIMHTGDGPHKCKICGKGFLSPSSVRRHKRTHTGEKPYECKYCGKAFSDCTGFRRHMITHTGDGPHKCKVCGKAFDSPSLCRRHEKTHTGEKPYKCECGKAFSDFYYFRNHETTHTGEKPYKCKQCGKAFICCTYLQIHERIHTGERPYKCKQCGKAFRSSNYIRVHEKTHTGEKPYECKQCGKALSHLKSFQRHMIMHTGDGPHKCKVCGKSFDSPSSFRRHERIHTGERPYKCKLCGKGFRSSSYIQLHERTHTGEKPYGCQQCGKALSDLSSFRRHMITHTGNGPHKCKICGKGFDYPSSVQRHERTHTGEKPYECKECGKAFSHSSYLRIHDCT
- the ZNF441 gene encoding zinc finger protein 441 isoform X5, translating into MQETIRNLDCIGMIWQNHDIEEDQYKDLRRNLRCHMVERSCEIKDNSQCGGPFTQIQDSIVNEKIPGVDPWESSACAEVLMGRSSLNCYIRVDSEHKPCEYQEYGEKPYTHTQCGTTFSYQPSFQIRERPQHGKKLYDCKECATFSSLENLQRHMAVHHGDGRCMCKLCGNAFIWPSLFHMLGRTHTEEKPYEYEQCSTAFPAYSSSLRHERTHSGEKPYQCNLCGNAFSCSCYTQLYEMSHTGEQSYECQQCGKTFYHLGSFQRHMIMHTGDGPHKCKICGKGFLSPSSVRRHKRTHTGEKPYECKYCGKAFSDCTGFRRHMITHTGDGPHKCKVCGKAFDSPSLCRRHEKTHTGEKPYKCECGKAFSDFYYFRNHETTHTGEKPYKCKQCGKAFICCTYLQIHERIHTGERPYKCKQCGKAFRSSNYIRVHEKTHTGEKPYECKQCGKALSHLKSFQRHMIMHTGDGPHKCKVCGKSFDSPSSFRRHERIHTGERPYKCKLCGKGFRSSSYIQLHERTHTGEKPYGCQQCGKALSDLSSFRRHMITHTGNGPHK